From Rhodovastum atsumiense, a single genomic window includes:
- a CDS encoding ATP-binding SpoIIE family protein phosphatase, whose translation MLAVAITETSQVGEARRLCVEVAQEAGFDTAGVGRVALVATELATNLLKHGGGGELLCGPWSDPAHSDPSHAGLDLLALDRGPGMRDPGLCLRDGYSTAGTSGTGLGAVRRNARLFRLQSAPGSGSAVLARLAIAASRPTPDGLAIQDHSPMDLSPAWGAVTVPHRGERACGDAWTAISEGALRVFLMADGLGHGPDAAHAAAEAVRRFRQAPLRPPGAILEAIHQALRPTRGAAVAIARVDAARGAVTFAGIGNIGAAVVAGTEIRRMLSHNGTAGHQLRRIQEFEYPWPDGAVLVMHSDGLASSWWPPRQAGLLALHPTLAAALLYRDHARGRDDCCVLVAATPASIPDD comes from the coding sequence GTGCTAGCGGTTGCAATAACCGAAACGAGCCAGGTTGGCGAAGCCCGCCGCCTCTGCGTGGAGGTGGCACAGGAGGCGGGTTTCGACACGGCCGGCGTCGGCCGGGTCGCGCTGGTGGCGACCGAGCTCGCCACCAATCTCCTCAAGCATGGCGGCGGCGGCGAATTGCTCTGCGGTCCCTGGTCCGATCCCGCGCATTCCGATCCCTCCCATGCCGGGCTGGACCTGCTGGCCCTCGATCGCGGGCCCGGCATGCGCGATCCCGGGCTTTGCCTGCGGGATGGTTATTCTACCGCGGGAACGTCCGGCACGGGCCTCGGCGCGGTGCGGCGCAACGCCCGGCTGTTCCGGCTGCAATCCGCCCCGGGCAGCGGCAGCGCGGTGCTGGCGCGGCTCGCCATCGCGGCGTCCCGTCCCACGCCGGACGGCCTTGCCATACAGGATCATTCGCCCATGGATCTCTCGCCTGCCTGGGGAGCCGTCACTGTTCCGCATCGGGGCGAGCGTGCCTGTGGCGATGCCTGGACCGCCATCAGCGAGGGCGCGCTGCGCGTGTTCCTGATGGCCGACGGCCTTGGCCACGGGCCCGACGCGGCGCATGCCGCCGCGGAAGCGGTGCGGCGGTTTCGCCAGGCGCCGCTGCGCCCGCCCGGCGCCATTCTCGAGGCAATCCACCAGGCGTTGCGCCCCACGCGCGGCGCCGCCGTCGCCATCGCTCGCGTCGATGCGGCGCGTGGCGCCGTGACCTTCGCCGGCATCGGCAATATCGGCGCCGCGGTGGTCGCGGGCACGGAGATCCGGCGGATGCTCTCCCATAACGGCACCGCCGGCCACCAGCTGCGCCGCATCCAGGAGTTCGAGTATCCCTGGCCGGACGGCGCCGTCCTGGTCATGCACAGCGACGGGCTCGCCTCGTCCTGGTGGCCGCCGCGCCAGGCCGGCCTGCTCGCCCTGCACCCGACCCTGGCCGCCGCCCTGCTCTACCGCGATCATGCGCGCGGTCGCGACGATTGCTGCGTGCTGGTCGCCGCGACGCCCGCGTCCATCCCCGATGATTGA
- a CDS encoding ATP-binding protein, with product MPGRESLPIRSSDDVVRIRQAVRLHAVQAGLGLVDQTKIITAASEIARNTLDYGGGGSVLIETLSDGPRRGVRLTFEDQGPGIPDIEQALTDGFTTGGGLGLGLGGARRLCNEFHIVSRSGEGTRVTLARWK from the coding sequence GTGCCCGGGCGTGAAAGCCTGCCCATCCGCAGCAGCGACGACGTCGTGCGCATCCGCCAGGCCGTGCGGCTGCATGCGGTCCAGGCCGGGCTGGGCCTGGTCGACCAGACCAAGATCATCACCGCCGCCAGCGAGATCGCACGCAACACGCTCGACTATGGCGGCGGCGGCTCCGTGCTGATCGAGACCCTGAGCGATGGCCCGCGCCGCGGCGTGCGCCTGACCTTCGAGGACCAGGGCCCCGGCATCCCCGACATCGAGCAGGCCCTGACCGACGGCTTCACCACCGGCGGCGGCCTCGGCCTGGGGCTCGGCGGCGCCAGGCGGCTCTGCAACGAATTTCACATCGTCTCCCGGTCCGGTGAAGGAACCCGGGTGACGCTCGCGCGCTGGAAATGA
- a CDS encoding STAS domain-containing protein, whose product MDRIPILRMGDALLVSIQVDMHDQLVLALEEDLTNRIAATGARGVMIDISSLEIVDSFIGRMLGNIAAVSRVLDAETVVVGMRPAVAITLVELGLSLPGVRTALNVERGMALIRRARA is encoded by the coding sequence ATGGACCGCATTCCGATCCTCAGGATGGGCGACGCGCTGCTGGTCTCCATCCAGGTCGACATGCACGACCAGTTGGTCCTGGCGCTTGAGGAGGACCTGACCAACCGCATCGCCGCCACCGGGGCGCGCGGGGTGATGATCGACATCTCCTCCCTCGAGATCGTCGACAGCTTCATCGGTCGCATGCTCGGCAACATCGCCGCCGTCTCCCGCGTGCTCGACGCCGAGACGGTGGTGGTGGGGATGCGGCCCGCGGTGGCGATCACCCTGGTCGAACTCGGCCTCTCGCTGCCCGGCGTGCGGACCGCGCTCAATGTCGAGCGCGGCATGGCGCTGATCCGCCGTGCCCGGGCGTGA
- a CDS encoding STAS domain-containing protein encodes MSQASPSDLATLIAAHEPDILAHWLDLLRQQGALQSGRLREGELQAQCRTVLHRLATALAAAGTDAAAPDYAPLRDSLTEISRSRALQGFSGAETAIFVFSLKQPVFATIERNRGDARMVWDITQVIDTLGLHAFEIYQRNREEIIVRQQQEIAELSTPVVKLWDGVLALPLIGTLDSQRTQVVMENLLQSIVDHSAEIAIIDITGVPTVDTLVAQHLLKTVAAARLMGADCIVSGIRPQIAQTMVHLGVELNVVSKATLADALALALRRIGREVIASAPRA; translated from the coding sequence ATGTCCCAGGCTTCCCCGTCCGATCTCGCCACCCTCATCGCCGCGCACGAGCCGGACATCCTGGCGCACTGGCTCGACCTGCTGCGCCAGCAGGGGGCGTTGCAGTCCGGCCGGCTGCGCGAGGGTGAACTGCAGGCGCAGTGCCGCACCGTGCTGCACCGCCTCGCCACCGCCCTCGCCGCCGCCGGCACCGATGCCGCCGCACCCGACTATGCCCCGCTGCGCGACAGCCTCACCGAGATTTCGCGCAGCCGCGCGCTGCAGGGCTTCTCCGGCGCCGAGACCGCCATCTTCGTGTTCTCGCTCAAGCAGCCGGTCTTCGCCACGATCGAGCGCAACCGTGGCGATGCGCGCATGGTCTGGGACATCACCCAGGTGATCGACACCCTCGGGCTGCATGCCTTCGAGATCTACCAGCGCAACCGCGAGGAGATCATCGTCCGCCAGCAGCAGGAGATCGCCGAGCTGTCGACGCCGGTGGTCAAGCTGTGGGACGGCGTGCTGGCGCTGCCGCTGATCGGCACGCTGGATTCGCAGCGCACCCAGGTGGTGATGGAGAACCTGCTGCAGAGCATCGTCGATCACAGCGCCGAGATCGCGATCATCGATATCACCGGCGTGCCGACCGTCGACACGCTGGTCGCCCAGCATCTGCTGAAGACCGTCGCCGCGGCTCGGCTGATGGGGGCGGACTGCATCGTCAGCGGCATCCGCCCGCAGATCGCCCAGACCATGGTCCATCTCGGCGTCGAGCTGAACGTCGTGTCCAAGGCAACGCTTGCCGACGCCCTGGCGTTGGCGCTGCGTCGTATCGGCCGCGAGGTCATCGCCTCCGCCCCACGCGCGTGA
- a CDS encoding SPFH domain-containing protein: MNDLPAARLEPAHLDPGRPEPGEGAALPDRATAASALRLVRRLTLGLALAAALLAAPPALAGVFPSVTMLRELGRAPFMTLPLAALLVALAGFAGSWAMAWARGRGDPDLVRRAARWPQALLVVPLAGAVAAAVLLPRAAIPPAAPETAWLWGGTMVVLAFPLLLAERVLATLPPARLPEAPALRGLIFLPTILLPAAGLLEIAAGLGAPSLAGRLATALSLLPCAIAAELALRAAGRCFLPPPPAAEARAAVRSVLARLLAEGPRAGGLAAPVRQHLGIDFTRSWALAYVRAAFAPLVLALLLLSWGLSGVAIVGVDRRAVYERFGAPVRVLQPGLHLVLPWPLGRLRAVEFGTVHEVGLKRGDAVPDRFGAEDIPPPGADRLWERSHANETWFLIAAARNGQQSFHMVNADIRLFYRIGLGDADALRATYGVVDLPLLLRRMAGRVMAGFFAGRTLEAALGENREAMAERLRAVLQRDLDAAGTGLDLTAVMIDAIHPPGGAADAYHAVQAAQISAEASISAERGRAHATQAEAWQGVAALATDARATSAELVNTATADATRFAADRDAAAAAGRAFLFERRLSSLATALTSMDLLVVDHRLGGAEAPLIDLRPPTSSLGKEPTN; encoded by the coding sequence ATGAACGATCTTCCCGCTGCACGCCTCGAGCCTGCACATCTTGATCCTGGGCGCCCCGAGCCAGGGGAAGGTGCGGCGCTGCCGGACCGGGCCACCGCGGCGTCGGCGCTGCGGCTGGTGCGCCGGCTGACATTGGGCCTCGCCCTGGCGGCTGCCCTGCTGGCGGCGCCGCCGGCCCTGGCCGGGGTGTTTCCCTCTGTCACGATGCTGCGGGAACTGGGCCGTGCCCCGTTCATGACCTTGCCCCTGGCGGCCCTGCTGGTGGCCCTGGCCGGGTTCGCCGGCAGTTGGGCGATGGCCTGGGCGAGGGGGCGCGGCGACCCCGATCTGGTGCGGCGCGCGGCGCGCTGGCCGCAGGCGCTGCTGGTGGTGCCGCTGGCCGGGGCGGTGGCCGCGGCCGTGCTGCTGCCACGGGCAGCGATCCCGCCGGCCGCCCCGGAGACGGCCTGGCTGTGGGGCGGGACCATGGTCGTCCTGGCCTTCCCGCTGCTGCTGGCCGAGCGGGTGCTGGCGACCCTGCCGCCGGCGCGGCTGCCGGAGGCGCCGGCGCTGCGCGGCCTGATCTTCCTGCCCACGATCCTCCTGCCGGCTGCCGGCCTGCTGGAAATCGCCGCCGGGCTGGGGGCGCCGTCCCTGGCCGGGCGGCTGGCGACGGCGTTGTCGCTGCTGCCCTGCGCCATCGCCGCCGAGCTGGCCCTGCGCGCGGCCGGGCGCTGCTTCCTGCCGCCGCCGCCGGCCGCCGAGGCTCGCGCGGCGGTGCGCTCGGTGCTGGCCCGCCTGCTGGCCGAGGGGCCGAGGGCAGGGGGGCTGGCCGCGCCGGTGCGGCAGCACCTGGGCATCGATTTCACCCGGAGCTGGGCGCTGGCCTATGTCCGCGCCGCCTTCGCGCCGCTGGTGCTGGCGCTGCTGCTGCTGTCCTGGGGCCTGAGCGGCGTCGCCATCGTCGGGGTCGACCGGCGCGCCGTCTATGAACGCTTCGGGGCGCCGGTGCGGGTGCTGCAGCCGGGGCTGCATCTGGTGTTGCCCTGGCCGCTCGGCCGGTTGCGAGCGGTCGAATTCGGCACCGTCCACGAAGTCGGTCTGAAGCGCGGTGATGCCGTCCCGGACCGCTTCGGCGCCGAGGATATTCCGCCGCCCGGTGCCGACCGCCTGTGGGAGCGCAGCCACGCCAACGAGACCTGGTTCCTGATCGCCGCCGCGCGTAACGGCCAGCAGAGCTTCCACATGGTCAACGCCGATATCCGGCTGTTCTACCGGATCGGGCTCGGCGACGCGGACGCGCTGCGCGCCACCTATGGCGTGGTCGACCTGCCGTTGCTGCTGCGCCGGATGGCGGGGCGGGTGATGGCGGGCTTCTTCGCCGGGCGCACGCTGGAAGCGGCGCTGGGCGAGAACCGCGAGGCCATGGCCGAGCGGCTGCGCGCCGTGCTGCAGCGCGACCTGGATGCGGCGGGCACCGGGCTCGACCTCACCGCGGTCATGATCGATGCGATCCATCCGCCCGGCGGCGCCGCCGATGCCTACCATGCCGTGCAGGCGGCGCAGATCAGCGCCGAGGCAAGCATTTCTGCCGAGCGCGGCCGGGCCCATGCCACCCAGGCGGAAGCCTGGCAGGGCGTGGCGGCGCTGGCCACCGATGCCCGGGCGACCTCGGCGGAGCTGGTCAACACGGCGACCGCCGACGCCACCCGTTTCGCCGCCGACCGCGACGCCGCTGCGGCCGCCGGCCGCGCCTTCCTGTTCGAACGCCGCCTTTCCAGCCTCGCCACCGCCCTGACCTCGATGGACCTGCTGGTGGTCGATCATCGCCTCGGCGGTGCGGAGGCGCCGCTGATCGACCTGCGCCCGCCCACCAGCAGCCTCGGCAAGGAGCCCACGAATTGA
- the hflC gene encoding protease modulator HflC, whose translation MPRLLQATLRFTLAGIVLAGAGLAGTAVMVSSGEAVVVTQFGAPVRVLTEPGLAWKLPAPLQATIPVDLRLRTSSTGLQDVGTRDGLRILVQTYVAWQVPPEPERVRQFLRAVRNDPDEAARQLRSFVGSALQVTASSFDLADLVNTDPARLRLGAFEQRLKAQVEGQVLQTYGIQVQQVGIETLSLPDASLVATVARMRSERETVAAERTAEGLRAAAEVRFNAERDARITIARARTEAAEIEATARREAAEIQGRAYAADPQLYMMLRGLDTLGQVVGSNTRLVLRTDAAPFSLLVQEPLAAEPRK comes from the coding sequence ATGCCACGCCTGCTGCAGGCCACGCTGCGCTTCACCCTGGCCGGCATCGTGCTGGCGGGGGCCGGGCTGGCCGGAACCGCCGTCATGGTCAGCTCCGGCGAGGCGGTGGTGGTGACCCAGTTCGGCGCCCCGGTGCGGGTGCTCACCGAGCCGGGGCTCGCCTGGAAGCTGCCGGCGCCGCTGCAGGCCACCATCCCCGTCGATTTGCGCCTGCGCACCAGCTCGACCGGGCTGCAGGACGTAGGCACTCGCGACGGGCTGCGCATCCTGGTGCAGACCTACGTCGCGTGGCAGGTGCCGCCCGAGCCCGAGCGCGTCCGCCAGTTTCTGCGCGCGGTCCGCAACGATCCGGACGAGGCGGCGCGCCAGTTGCGCAGCTTCGTCGGCTCAGCGCTGCAGGTCACCGCCAGCAGCTTCGATCTGGCCGACCTGGTCAACACCGATCCCGCCCGGCTGCGCCTCGGCGCCTTCGAGCAGCGGCTGAAGGCGCAGGTGGAAGGGCAGGTGCTGCAGACCTACGGCATCCAGGTGCAGCAGGTCGGCATCGAGACGCTCAGCCTGCCCGACGCCAGCCTCGTCGCCACGGTGGCTCGCATGCGCTCCGAGCGCGAGACGGTGGCCGCCGAGCGCACCGCGGAAGGGCTGCGCGCCGCCGCCGAGGTCCGCTTCAACGCCGAGCGCGACGCCCGCATCACCATCGCCCGCGCCCGCACCGAGGCGGCGGAGATCGAGGCCACGGCACGGCGCGAGGCGGCGGAGATCCAGGGCCGCGCCTATGCGGCCGACCCGCAGCTTTACATGATGCTGCGCGGTCTCGACACGCTGGGACAGGTGGTCGGCAGCAACACCCGGCTGGTGCTGCGCACCGATGCCGCGCCGTTCTCGCTGCTGGTGCAGGAACCCCTCGCGGCGGAGCCGCGGAAATGA
- a CDS encoding SPFH domain-containing protein, with amino-acid sequence MTAGPLAGDGTPDGPVVQSLRISFRVLSLATLLLGLGWAVSNCRQVPPESQIVVTRFGDVVRVQQAGLLLAWPRPIEQVELLPAPARQNEMKVTARNPALPDGAGTYLTGDAGAVLLGGTLTWRIVDPVAYFQSRTHVAPALNRLFAASAVSIAAGRSIDRFLVVRTERDGADPQVQAQRQALRGELVEEINRRLRALETAGAPLGVEVTRADLEASLPAQARPGFDAVLAATQRAEQRLADARTEATRTLQTADRESDRIVTQARGEAEERVGKVRTEVAAVAALAARDAPAGRPALLDQFYRERIAAVLGQAGRVITVDPQGSNRLILPGIQP; translated from the coding sequence ATGACCGCCGGCCCTCTCGCGGGGGACGGGACGCCGGACGGGCCGGTCGTCCAGTCGCTGCGGATCAGCTTCCGCGTGCTGTCGCTGGCCACGCTGCTGCTCGGGCTGGGTTGGGCCGTTTCCAATTGCCGCCAGGTGCCGCCGGAGTCGCAGATCGTCGTCACCCGGTTCGGCGACGTCGTGCGGGTGCAGCAGGCCGGGTTGCTGCTGGCCTGGCCACGGCCGATCGAGCAGGTCGAACTGCTGCCGGCGCCGGCGCGCCAGAACGAGATGAAGGTGACCGCGCGCAATCCCGCTTTGCCGGACGGCGCCGGCACCTACCTGACCGGCGACGCCGGCGCGGTGCTGCTGGGCGGGACGCTGACCTGGCGCATCGTCGATCCGGTCGCCTATTTCCAGAGTCGCACCCATGTTGCCCCGGCGCTGAACCGGCTGTTCGCCGCCAGCGCGGTCAGCATCGCGGCGGGACGCTCGATCGACCGCTTCCTGGTGGTGCGGACCGAGCGCGACGGTGCCGACCCGCAGGTCCAGGCCCAGCGCCAGGCGCTGCGCGGCGAACTGGTGGAAGAGATCAACCGCCGGCTCCGTGCGCTGGAGACGGCGGGCGCGCCGCTCGGCGTCGAGGTGACCCGGGCCGATCTGGAAGCGTCGTTGCCCGCGCAGGCCCGGCCGGGCTTCGATGCGGTGCTGGCGGCCACCCAGCGCGCCGAGCAACGCCTCGCCGATGCCCGCACCGAGGCCACCCGCACCCTGCAGACCGCCGACCGCGAATCCGACCGCATCGTGACCCAGGCGCGCGGCGAGGCGGAGGAGCGGGTCGGGAAGGTCCGTACCGAGGTCGCCGCCGTGGCCGCGCTGGCGGCGCGCGACGCGCCCGCCGGCCGTCCCGCCTTGCTGGACCAGTTCTACCGCGAGCGCATCGCCGCGGTGCTGGGCCAGGCCGGCCGGGTGATCACCGTGGACCCGCAGGGCAGCAACCGCCTGATCCTGCCCGGAATACAGCCATGA